The following are from one region of the Thermococcus cleftensis genome:
- the dph5 gene encoding diphthine synthase, which translates to MAIYFIGLGLYDERDITLKGLEAARKCDLVFAEFYTSLLAGTTLERIENLIGKPIRRLSREEVELHFERIVLSEAREKDVAFLTAGDPMVATTHADLRIRAKQLGIESYVIHAPSIYSAIAITGLQIYKFGKSATVAYPEKNWFPTSHYDVIRENRERGLHTMLFLDIKADQNRYMTANEAMEILLQVEDMKKENVFTPDTLVVILARAGSLSPTLRAGYVKDMLMEDFGRQPHVMVVPGRLHIVEAEYLVEFAGAPKEILETV; encoded by the coding sequence ATGGCGATTTACTTCATAGGGCTGGGCCTTTACGACGAGAGAGACATCACGCTCAAGGGGCTGGAGGCGGCAAGGAAGTGCGACCTCGTTTTTGCCGAGTTCTACACCTCACTTCTTGCCGGAACAACGCTCGAGAGGATTGAGAATCTCATTGGAAAGCCTATCAGGAGGCTCAGTAGGGAGGAGGTTGAGCTACACTTCGAGCGCATCGTTCTAAGCGAGGCGAGGGAGAAGGACGTGGCCTTCCTCACCGCCGGTGATCCAATGGTTGCAACGACCCATGCGGATCTGCGCATAAGGGCTAAGCAACTTGGAATCGAGAGCTACGTTATCCACGCCCCAAGCATCTATTCCGCAATAGCGATAACCGGACTGCAAATATACAAGTTCGGGAAGAGCGCCACAGTGGCTTACCCTGAGAAGAACTGGTTCCCCACGAGTCACTACGACGTGATAAGGGAAAACCGAGAGCGCGGTCTCCACACAATGCTGTTTCTCGACATAAAGGCAGACCAGAACCGCTACATGACGGCCAACGAGGCGATGGAAATACTCCTCCAGGTGGAAGATATGAAAAAAGAAAACGTTTTCACGCCGGACACGCTCGTTGTCATCCTGGCTAGAGCCGGTTCGCTCAGTCCGACCCTCAGGGCAGGCTATGTGAAGGATATGCTAATGGAGGACTTTGGGAGACAGCCCCACGTAATGGTCGTTCCGGGCAGGCTCCACATCGTTGAGGCGGAGTATCTGGTGGAGTTCGCGGGGGCACCTAAGGAGATACTGGAGACGGTCTAG
- the queC gene encoding 7-cyano-7-deazaguanine synthase QueC codes for MKRAVVLFSGGLDSTACLYWAKRNYDEIIMLVINYGSNEERVTNKVAEFFSKELDVPLKIVRLDFLEEFSKLRGTTLVGGETPKVTAEELEDMSVAQETAKSVWVPARNVVLISVAASLLDALGGGDIVVGFNAEEGATFPDNTPEFVERMNEMLKYGTMADVRVVAPLIDLDKKGIARLLKELGAKYEYSNSCYMPRGFTEDGKPIHCGECESCVRRHRGLIEGIGEDRTVYAVEPRI; via the coding sequence ATGAAGCGCGCTGTGGTGTTGTTCTCGGGGGGTCTTGACTCGACGGCATGCCTGTACTGGGCGAAGAGGAACTACGATGAGATTATAATGCTCGTCATTAACTACGGGAGCAACGAGGAGAGGGTCACTAACAAAGTTGCTGAGTTCTTTTCGAAGGAGCTGGACGTTCCGCTCAAAATAGTCCGCCTCGACTTTCTGGAGGAGTTCTCGAAGCTGAGGGGAACTACCCTCGTCGGAGGGGAGACACCGAAGGTTACCGCGGAGGAGCTTGAGGACATGAGTGTCGCCCAGGAAACTGCAAAAAGCGTCTGGGTTCCAGCGAGGAACGTCGTTCTGATAAGCGTCGCCGCATCGCTCCTCGATGCGCTCGGCGGCGGGGACATAGTAGTGGGCTTCAACGCGGAGGAAGGGGCCACATTCCCCGACAACACGCCCGAGTTCGTGGAGAGAATGAACGAGATGCTGAAATACGGCACAATGGCCGATGTGAGGGTCGTTGCACCGCTCATAGACCTCGACAAGAAGGGAATAGCAAGGCTTTTGAAGGAGCTGGGCGCGAAGTACGAGTACTCCAACTCCTGCTACATGCCGAGGGGCTTCACCGAGGACGGAAAGCCGATACACTGCGGCGAGTGTGAAAGCTGCGTCAGGAGGCACCGTGGGTTGATCGAGGGAATCGGCGAGGACAGAACCGTTTACGCCGTCGAGCCGAGGATCTAA
- a CDS encoding dihydroorotate dehydrogenase: MASLEVELFGIKFENPLILASGINDKVPEQWIRAHEEGAGGVVTKSIGIEPRKGYDNPTIVELPCGLINAMGLPNPGWREFLEMVEGYTFDFPLIVSIFGGTPEEFAFLAEKLSGVADVFELNLSCPHAKGYGMEIGQKPENVYEVVRAVKDATDRPVIAKLTPNIDDITKLGLAAERAGADAVSAINTLKAIAIDIYAKRPILSNRVGGYSGPGIKPVALRAVYDLARTLDIPIIGIGGITTWQDAVEFLLAGASALQIGTAVSLRGWKVFREINEGIVRYLEEEGFSSVEEIVGLALEE, encoded by the coding sequence ATGGCGAGCCTTGAGGTCGAGCTTTTCGGGATAAAATTCGAGAACCCGCTCATTCTCGCATCTGGAATAAACGACAAGGTGCCGGAGCAGTGGATCAGGGCGCACGAGGAGGGCGCCGGAGGGGTGGTCACGAAATCCATCGGCATCGAACCGAGGAAGGGCTACGACAACCCCACAATCGTCGAACTGCCCTGTGGTCTCATCAACGCGATGGGCCTTCCTAATCCCGGCTGGAGAGAGTTCCTCGAGATGGTCGAGGGTTACACCTTTGACTTTCCACTGATAGTCTCGATATTCGGTGGAACGCCTGAAGAGTTCGCTTTTCTGGCTGAGAAACTCAGCGGCGTTGCCGATGTCTTTGAGCTGAACCTCAGCTGTCCCCACGCAAAAGGCTACGGCATGGAAATCGGCCAGAAGCCGGAGAACGTCTACGAAGTCGTCAGGGCCGTCAAAGATGCGACCGACAGGCCTGTGATAGCGAAGCTGACGCCCAACATAGATGACATAACCAAGCTTGGCCTGGCCGCGGAAAGAGCCGGAGCCGATGCGGTCTCGGCGATAAACACGCTGAAGGCAATAGCGATTGACATCTACGCGAAAAGGCCGATCCTCAGCAACCGTGTCGGCGGCTACTCCGGACCTGGAATCAAGCCCGTCGCACTGAGAGCCGTCTACGACCTAGCGAGAACGCTTGATATTCCTATTATAGGAATAGGGGGAATAACCACCTGGCAGGATGCGGTCGAGTTCCTCCTCGCTGGAGCTTCAGCCCTTCAGATCGGCACCGCTGTTTCACTCCGCGGGTGGAAGGTATTCAGGGAGATAAACGAGGGAATCGTGAGGTATCTTGAGGAGGAGGGCTTTTCGAGCGTTGAGGAGATAGTCGGCCTTGCATTGGAGGAGTAA